A stretch of Crossiella cryophila DNA encodes these proteins:
- a CDS encoding response regulator — protein MGLITVGIADDEILIRTGVRGVLDRAAEIVVVGEAKDGHGAVDLVRTHRPRVLLLDAVMPGTDALAALRVIRRHSPLTRVVMLANPAAGDLLLPALRAGAVGFLPKTGRPEELVNAVRVVAAGDAILSPAATRSLVDHVAGAEADRRDRASHRVRALTKREREVLVHVAKGMANAKIARVMCLSESSIKAHVSRMLTKLRCDNRVQAALIAHDAAIIS, from the coding sequence ATGGGTTTGATCACAGTCGGTATCGCCGACGACGAGATCCTCATCCGCACCGGCGTCCGCGGCGTGCTGGACCGCGCCGCCGAGATCGTCGTAGTGGGCGAGGCCAAGGACGGCCACGGCGCCGTGGACCTGGTGCGCACGCACCGGCCACGGGTGCTGCTGCTCGACGCGGTGATGCCCGGAACGGACGCGCTGGCCGCCCTCAGGGTGATCCGCCGTCACTCTCCGTTGACCCGCGTGGTCATGCTGGCCAACCCGGCCGCCGGTGACCTGCTGCTGCCCGCGCTGCGCGCTGGTGCGGTCGGCTTCCTGCCCAAGACCGGCAGGCCGGAAGAGCTGGTCAACGCGGTCCGCGTGGTAGCGGCGGGGGACGCCATCCTGTCCCCGGCGGCCACCCGCAGCCTGGTCGACCACGTGGCCGGCGCCGAGGCGGACCGCCGTGACCGCGCCTCCCACCGGGTCCGCGCCCTGACCAAACGCGAACGCGAGGTCCTGGTGCACGTCGCCAAGGGCATGGCCAACGCCAAGATCGCCAGGGTGATGTGCCTGAGCGAAAGCTCGATCAAGGCCCACGTCAGCCGCATGCTGACCAAGCTCCGCTGTGACAACCGGGTGCAGGCCGCGCTCATCGCCCACGACGCCGCGATCATCAGCTAG